The Pseudomonas azadiae genome contains a region encoding:
- a CDS encoding TIGR02449 family protein: MEDTDLQALMARLELLITRVEQLKSQNGLLLAQEKTWREERAHLIEKNEIARRKVESMISRLKALEQDS; encoded by the coding sequence ATGGAAGACACCGACCTGCAAGCGCTGATGGCCAGACTCGAATTGCTAATTACCCGGGTCGAGCAACTAAAGAGTCAAAACGGACTCCTATTAGCTCAGGAAAAGACCTGGCGCGAGGAACGCGCTCACCTCATTGAAAAAAACGAAATCGCCCGGCGTAAGGTCGAATCGATGATTTCGCGCCTGAAGGCCCTGGAGCAAGACTCATGA
- a CDS encoding extracellular solute-binding protein, whose translation MLAPKRLLTALAITLIGSTTVQAADEVVVYSSRIDELIKPVFDAYTQKTGVQVKFITDKEAPLMQRIKAEGENATADLLLTVDAGNLWQAEQMGILQPFTSAVIDKNIPLQYRSSQHAWTGLSLRARTIAYSTDRVKPGDLTTYEALADKQWEGRLCLRTAKKVYNQSLTATLIETHGAAKTEEIVKGWVNNLSTDVFSDDVAVLEAINAGQCDVGIVNTYYYGRLHKQKPDLAVKLFWPNQGDRGVHVNLSGIGLTKHAPHPEAAKALVEWMTTPQAQKIFADVNQEFPANPAVAPSAEVASWGKFVADTLPVEVAGKRQAEAIRLMDRAGWN comes from the coding sequence ATGTTGGCACCCAAGCGCCTCCTGACTGCCCTGGCAATTACCCTGATCGGCAGCACGACCGTGCAGGCCGCCGACGAAGTGGTGGTCTACTCCTCGCGCATCGACGAACTGATCAAGCCGGTATTTGACGCCTACACCCAAAAGACCGGCGTGCAGGTGAAGTTCATCACTGACAAGGAAGCCCCGCTGATGCAGCGCATCAAGGCCGAGGGCGAAAACGCCACCGCCGACCTGCTGCTCACCGTTGACGCCGGCAACCTCTGGCAGGCCGAGCAAATGGGTATCCTGCAGCCGTTCACCTCCGCGGTCATTGACAAGAACATCCCCCTGCAATATCGCTCCTCACAGCATGCCTGGACCGGCTTGAGCCTGCGCGCGCGGACCATCGCCTATTCCACCGACCGGGTAAAGCCGGGGGATCTCACGACTTACGAAGCCCTGGCCGACAAGCAGTGGGAAGGCCGCCTGTGCCTGCGCACGGCGAAGAAGGTCTACAACCAGTCGCTGACCGCGACCCTGATCGAAACCCATGGCGCGGCCAAGACCGAAGAAATCGTCAAAGGCTGGGTCAACAACCTGTCCACCGACGTGTTCTCGGATGACGTGGCCGTGCTTGAAGCCATCAACGCAGGCCAGTGTGACGTGGGCATCGTTAACACCTACTACTACGGGCGCCTGCACAAGCAGAAGCCGGATCTGGCGGTAAAGCTGTTCTGGCCGAACCAGGGCGACCGTGGCGTGCACGTGAACCTGTCGGGCATCGGCCTGACCAAGCACGCGCCGCATCCGGAAGCGGCCAAGGCGCTGGTGGAATGGATGACCACCCCGCAGGCACAGAAAATCTTTGCCGATGTGAACCAGGAATTCCCGGCCAACCCGGCCGTAGCGCCATCGGCGGAAGTGGCGAGCTGGGGCAAGTTCGTGGCGGACACCTTGCCGGTGGAAGTGGCGGGCAAGCGCCAGGCTGAGGCGATTCGCTTGATGGATCGTGCGGGCTGGAACTGA
- a CDS encoding ABC transporter permease, whose amino-acid sequence MAHPAQRRWYLPVFTVAALVLLPLSVLLLSWQTIDAQIWSHLWETQMPRLLGNTLTLVLGVGAGVTLLGVSLAWLTSLCEFPGRRWLDWALMLPFAIPAYVLAFVFVGLLDFAGPVQTLLREWFGTGLRLPRVRSTSGVIIVLVLVFYPYVYLLARTAFLAQGKGLMEAARVLGQSPWRAFWHVALPMARPAIGAGVALALMETLADFGAVSVFNFDTFTTAIYKTWYGFFSLSSAAQLASLLLLVVMLVLYGERRARGASRPSNERPRGKALYHLRGFKAAAASGWCGLVFACAFVIPVLQLVAWFWQRGRFDLDERYSGLIVHTLYLGGIAALITVSVALVLAFSNRLAPTRAIRSGISLANVGYALPGSVLAVSIMLAFSYLDRELVVPLSGWLGGAGKPLLLGSLSALVLAYLVRFLAVAYGPLENSLARIRPSLPEAARSLGVSGPRLFCKVYLPLLLPGTLSAALLVFVDVLKEMPATLLMRPFGWDTLAVRIFEMTSEGEWARASLPALTLVLVGLLPVIGLIRRSARQIG is encoded by the coding sequence TTGGCCCACCCCGCCCAACGCCGCTGGTACCTGCCGGTCTTCACCGTCGCTGCCCTGGTGCTGCTGCCGCTGAGCGTGCTATTGCTGTCCTGGCAAACCATCGATGCGCAAATCTGGTCCCACCTGTGGGAAACCCAGATGCCGCGCCTGCTGGGCAACACCCTGACCCTGGTGTTAGGCGTCGGTGCCGGCGTGACCTTGCTGGGCGTCAGCCTGGCCTGGCTGACCAGCCTCTGCGAATTCCCCGGCCGGCGCTGGCTGGATTGGGCGTTAATGTTGCCGTTCGCGATTCCAGCCTACGTGCTGGCCTTTGTGTTTGTCGGCCTGCTGGACTTCGCAGGGCCCGTACAAACCTTGTTGCGTGAATGGTTCGGCACCGGCTTGAGGCTGCCCCGCGTGCGCTCCACCAGCGGCGTGATCATCGTCTTGGTGCTGGTGTTCTATCCCTACGTTTATCTATTGGCGCGCACGGCGTTCCTGGCCCAGGGCAAAGGCCTGATGGAAGCGGCACGGGTGCTGGGACAATCGCCATGGCGGGCGTTCTGGCACGTGGCCTTGCCCATGGCGCGGCCGGCGATTGGTGCCGGGGTGGCCTTGGCATTGATGGAGACCTTGGCGGATTTCGGTGCGGTCTCGGTGTTCAACTTCGATACCTTTACCACCGCCATTTACAAGACCTGGTACGGCTTCTTCAGTCTGTCCAGCGCAGCCCAGTTGGCCAGCTTGCTGCTGCTGGTGGTGATGCTGGTGTTGTATGGCGAGCGACGCGCCCGGGGCGCTAGCCGACCGAGCAATGAACGGCCGCGTGGCAAAGCGCTGTACCACCTGCGCGGGTTCAAGGCGGCAGCGGCCAGCGGCTGGTGTGGGTTGGTATTCGCCTGTGCCTTCGTCATTCCGGTACTGCAACTGGTTGCCTGGTTCTGGCAGCGCGGCCGCTTCGACCTGGATGAGCGTTATTCCGGCCTGATCGTCCACACGCTCTACCTTGGCGGCATCGCAGCCTTGATCACCGTCAGCGTCGCGCTGGTACTGGCCTTCTCCAATCGCCTGGCGCCGACACGGGCGATCCGCTCCGGCATCAGCCTGGCCAACGTCGGTTACGCCTTGCCGGGCTCGGTGCTCGCCGTGTCAATCATGCTGGCCTTCAGCTATTTGGACCGTGAACTGGTCGTGCCGCTGTCGGGCTGGCTCGGCGGTGCGGGCAAGCCCTTGCTGCTGGGCAGCCTGTCGGCGTTGGTGCTGGCGTACCTGGTGCGGTTTCTTGCGGTGGCCTACGGGCCGTTGGAGAACAGCCTGGCACGCATTCGTCCATCCTTGCCGGAAGCTGCGCGCAGTCTCGGCGTCAGCGGTCCACGACTGTTTTGCAAAGTGTATCTGCCGTTGCTGCTGCCTGGGACCTTGAGCGCAGCACTGCTGGTGTTTGTCGATGTGCTCAAGGAAATGCCCGCCACCTTGCTGATGCGCCCGTTCGGTTGGGACACGCTGGCGGTGCGGATCTTTGAAATGACCAGCGAAGGCGAGTGGGCAAGGGCTTCTTTGCCGGCATTGACCCTGGTGTTGGTGGGCCTGTTGCCGGTGATCGGGCTGATCCGACGCTCCGCCAGGCAAATCGGTTAG
- the ubiH gene encoding 2-octaprenyl-6-methoxyphenyl hydroxylase: MSRVNLAIIGGGLVGASLALALQAGAKARGWKIMLIEPFAPGDSYQPSYDARSSALSFGARQIYQRLGLWQDISRRAEPIKQIHVSDRGRFSTARLSAMEEGVPALGYVVENAWLGQCLWQGLDRDVVSWRCPAEVTRMEPLPDGYRLTLNDETVLDCDLAVLADGGRSGLREQLGIGVKTRPYNQSALIANITPSEAHNGEAFERFTDQGPMALLPLPDNRCALVWTRIGMDAQRLANLDERSFLKQLQDVFGYRLGTLKQVGARHLYPLTLVEAEEQVRSHLAILGNAAHSLHPIAGQGFNLSLRDANALAEALLAGPTVPGDLATLQAYRERQHMDQKLTVGFSDQVTRLFGSAQPLVAMGRNMGLLGLDLLPPAKRWFARQAMGLGTRSDA, from the coding sequence ATGAGCCGAGTCAACCTGGCGATTATCGGTGGCGGCCTGGTGGGCGCCAGCCTGGCGCTGGCGTTGCAGGCCGGGGCCAAGGCGCGGGGCTGGAAGATCATGCTGATCGAGCCCTTCGCGCCGGGTGACAGCTACCAGCCTAGCTATGATGCGCGTTCTTCGGCGCTGTCCTTTGGTGCCCGGCAGATCTATCAGCGCCTGGGCCTGTGGCAGGATATTTCCCGCCGCGCCGAGCCGATCAAGCAGATCCATGTGTCCGACCGCGGGCGTTTCTCTACCGCGCGTCTGTCAGCCATGGAGGAGGGTGTGCCGGCCCTCGGTTATGTGGTTGAAAACGCCTGGCTGGGCCAATGCCTCTGGCAAGGTCTGGACAGGGACGTGGTCAGTTGGCGCTGCCCGGCGGAAGTCACGCGCATGGAGCCGCTGCCGGATGGCTATCGCCTGACGCTCAACGATGAAACCGTACTGGACTGCGACCTCGCGGTGCTGGCCGACGGCGGCCGCTCCGGCCTGCGCGAACAACTGGGCATCGGTGTAAAGACCCGCCCGTATAACCAGAGCGCATTGATCGCCAACATCACCCCCAGCGAAGCCCATAACGGTGAAGCGTTCGAGCGTTTCACCGATCAGGGCCCGATGGCGCTGCTGCCGCTGCCGGACAACCGCTGCGCGCTGGTGTGGACACGCATCGGCATGGACGCCCAGCGCCTGGCCAACCTGGATGAACGTAGCTTCTTGAAGCAATTGCAGGACGTGTTCGGTTACCGCCTGGGCACCCTGAAGCAAGTCGGCGCCCGCCACTTGTACCCGCTGACCTTGGTGGAAGCCGAGGAGCAAGTGCGCTCGCACCTGGCGATCCTGGGCAATGCGGCCCACAGCCTGCATCCGATTGCCGGGCAGGGCTTCAATTTGTCCCTGCGCGATGCGAATGCCTTGGCCGAAGCCTTGCTGGCCGGGCCGACGGTGCCCGGCGACCTGGCGACCTTGCAGGCCTATAGGGAGCGCCAGCACATGGACCAAAAACTGACCGTGGGGTTTTCCGACCAAGTCACGCGCCTGTTCGGCAGTGCGCAACCGCTGGTAGCGATGGGCCGCAACATGGGCCTGCTGGGCCTGGACCTGTTGCCGCCGGCCAAACGCTGGTTCGCTCGTCAGGCCATGGGCCTGGGTACGCGTTCCGATGCGTAA
- a CDS encoding YecA/YgfB family protein encodes MPIQNSPYDAFSKLLSTSGHPCSPAELHGVLLGRSCTGVGFDADNWLADVAELLETEPTENVRNALIGLQEMVKGELTGDDVTVVLLLPTDDAPLTERAAALGQWCQGFLHGFGVNAGGLELSTDAKEVLQDLAAISQVQDALEESEDGEGDYMEVMEYLRVAPLLLFTETRKSAEPAAPKPSLH; translated from the coding sequence ATGCCTATTCAGAACTCCCCGTACGACGCTTTTTCCAAACTGCTGAGCACCAGCGGCCACCCCTGCTCGCCTGCCGAACTGCACGGCGTGTTGCTGGGCCGCAGCTGCACCGGCGTTGGCTTTGATGCCGACAATTGGCTGGCCGACGTGGCCGAGCTGCTGGAGACCGAACCCACCGAAAACGTGCGTAATGCACTGATAGGCCTGCAGGAAATGGTCAAAGGCGAGCTGACCGGCGACGATGTCACCGTGGTCCTGCTGCTGCCCACCGACGACGCCCCTCTCACCGAGCGCGCCGCGGCCCTGGGCCAGTGGTGCCAAGGCTTCCTCCATGGCTTTGGCGTCAACGCCGGCGGCCTGGAGCTGAGCACCGACGCCAAGGAAGTGTTGCAGGACCTGGCCGCCATCTCCCAAGTGCAAGATGCCCTGGAAGAATCCGAAGACGGCGAAGGCGACTACATGGAAGTGATGGAGTACCTGCGCGTCGCGCCGTTGCTGCTGTTCACCGAGACCAGGAAGTCCGCCGAACCTGCTGCGCCCAAGCCGTCGCTGCACTGA
- a CDS encoding 5-formyltetrahydrofolate cyclo-ligase → MTEPAPLSRPQLRRMLRNARRALTPSEQRKAAQGLYRQLAQHPLFRRAKHISLYLPTDGEIDPRLLLRAAQRRGKATYLPVLSAWPRTKMVFQRVRPGEKLLPNRFRILEPRVNISRQRKVWALDLVLLPLVGFDEAGGRLGMGGGFYDRSLAYLARRRSWRKPTLLGLAHECQKVDRLVQASWDVPLAGTVTDKQWYIAETPLESAAP, encoded by the coding sequence ATGACCGAACCTGCGCCGCTTTCCCGTCCGCAACTTCGACGCATGTTGCGCAACGCCCGCCGCGCCCTCACGCCGAGCGAGCAGCGCAAGGCCGCCCAAGGCCTGTATCGGCAACTGGCACAGCACCCGCTGTTTCGCCGGGCCAAACATATTTCCCTGTATCTGCCGACGGACGGTGAAATCGATCCGCGCCTGCTGCTGCGTGCCGCCCAGCGTCGTGGCAAGGCCACCTACCTGCCGGTACTCAGCGCCTGGCCACGGACCAAGATGGTATTCCAACGCGTGAGGCCTGGGGAGAAGCTGCTGCCCAACCGTTTTCGCATCCTGGAGCCTCGGGTGAATATCAGCCGCCAACGCAAGGTGTGGGCGCTCGACCTGGTGCTGCTGCCGTTGGTGGGGTTCGATGAGGCCGGCGGACGGCTGGGCATGGGCGGCGGGTTTTACGATCGCAGCCTGGCTTACCTGGCGCGGCGCCGGAGCTGGCGCAAGCCGACACTGCTGGGCCTGGCCCATGAATGCCAGAAAGTCGATCGATTGGTGCAGGCAAGTTGGGATGTGCCGCTGGCTGGCACCGTCACGGATAAGCAGTGGTATATCGCAGAGACGCCACTGGAATCAGCGGCGCCTTGA
- a CDS encoding DUF4442 domain-containing protein, which translates to MRKWLIERLGKARLLRWIMTLYPPYLGAGVSVQHMSADFRHVKVRMGLGWYNRNYVGTQFGGSLYSMVDPFYMLMLMENLGRDYIVWDKAASIDFISPGKGPVFAEFFIDEALLDEVRRQTEGGEKYLPHLKVQIHDGSGTLVARVDKTLYVRRKPPVRQA; encoded by the coding sequence ATGCGTAAGTGGCTGATCGAGCGCCTGGGCAAGGCGCGGTTGTTGCGTTGGATCATGACCCTCTATCCGCCATACCTGGGCGCCGGGGTCAGCGTGCAGCACATGAGCGCCGACTTTCGCCACGTCAAGGTGCGCATGGGCCTGGGCTGGTACAACCGCAACTATGTCGGCACGCAGTTCGGTGGCAGCCTGTATTCAATGGTCGACCCGTTCTACATGCTGATGCTGATGGAGAACCTGGGCCGCGACTACATCGTGTGGGACAAGGCGGCGAGTATCGACTTCATCTCGCCGGGCAAGGGCCCGGTGTTCGCCGAATTTTTCATCGACGAGGCCTTGCTCGATGAGGTGCGTCGGCAGACCGAAGGGGGCGAGAAATATTTGCCTCATCTCAAGGTCCAGATCCATGACGGCTCCGGCACCCTGGTGGCGCGGGTCGACAAAACCCTTTACGTGCGGCGCAAGCCGCCAGTGAGACAGGCTTAA
- a CDS encoding cell division protein ZapA: MSSSNSVTVQILDKEYSIICPQEERSNLVSAARYLDGKMREIRSSGKVIGADRIAVMAALNITHDLLHKQERPDVQASGSTREQVRDLLERVDLVLSSDSDAPKG; encoded by the coding sequence ATGAGTTCAAGCAATAGCGTCACCGTGCAGATCCTCGATAAAGAGTATTCGATCATCTGCCCCCAGGAAGAGCGCAGCAACCTGGTGAGCGCCGCCCGCTACCTGGATGGCAAGATGCGTGAAATCCGCAGCAGCGGCAAAGTGATCGGGGCCGATCGCATCGCCGTGATGGCCGCACTGAATATTACTCACGACCTTCTGCATAAGCAGGAACGCCCTGACGTGCAGGCCAGCGGCTCGACGCGTGAGCAAGTGCGTGACCTGCTCGAGCGGGTTGATCTGGTGCTTTCCAGTGATTCGGACGCACCCAAGGGCTGA
- a CDS encoding EVE domain-containing protein produces MAYWLMKSEPDELSINNLEKLGEARWDGVRNYQARNFLRAMTVGDEFFFYHSSCPEPGIAGIGKIIQAAYPDPTALEPESHYFDAKASPEKNPWSAIHVAHVQTFAKVLGLGYLKQQTALAELSLVQKGSRLSVMPVTPEQWAAVLALR; encoded by the coding sequence ATGGCCTACTGGCTGATGAAATCCGAGCCCGACGAGCTCTCTATCAACAACCTGGAAAAGCTTGGCGAAGCCCGCTGGGACGGGGTGCGCAACTATCAGGCGCGCAACTTTCTTCGGGCCATGACGGTGGGGGACGAGTTTTTCTTCTACCACTCCAGCTGCCCCGAGCCAGGCATCGCCGGCATCGGCAAAATCATCCAGGCGGCCTATCCGGATCCCACCGCGCTGGAACCAGAAAGCCACTACTTCGATGCCAAGGCCAGCCCGGAAAAAAATCCATGGAGCGCAATCCACGTCGCCCATGTCCAGACCTTTGCAAAGGTGCTGGGCCTGGGCTACCTGAAGCAGCAGACCGCCCTCGCCGAGTTGTCCCTGGTGCAAAAAGGCAGTCGGTTGTCGGTGATGCCGGTCACCCCTGAACAATGGGCAGCGGTGCTGGCGCTGCGTTGA
- the pepP gene encoding Xaa-Pro aminopeptidase, protein MIHIPRAEYTRRRKALMAQMVPNSIAILPAAAVAIRNRDVEHVYRQDSDFQYLSGFPEPAAVIVLMPGRQHGEYVLFCRERNAERELWDGLRAGTEGAIRDFGADDAFPITDIDDILPGLIEGRDRVYSAMGSNAEFDRHLMEWINVIRSKAHLGAQPPNEFVALDHLLHDMRLYKSAAELKVMREAARISCAAHVKAMQASRAGLHEFSLEAELDYEFRKGGAKMPAYGSIVAAGRNSCILHYQRNDALLKDGDLVLIDAGCEIDCYASDITRTWPVNGKFSPEQKAIYEIVLASQEAAFAQIGPDKHWNQAHEATVQVITAGLVRLGLLQGDVDELIASEAYKTFYMHRAGHWLGMDVHDVGEYKVGGEWRVLEVGMALTVEPGIYISPDNLNVAKKWRGIGVRIEDDVVVTKQGCEILTRGVPKTVAEIEALMAAAR, encoded by the coding sequence ATGATCCATATCCCCAGAGCGGAATACACGCGGCGCCGCAAGGCGCTGATGGCGCAGATGGTACCCAACAGCATCGCGATCCTGCCGGCCGCTGCTGTGGCGATCCGCAACCGTGATGTCGAGCATGTGTACCGCCAGGACAGCGATTTCCAGTACCTGAGCGGGTTCCCGGAACCTGCGGCGGTGATCGTGCTGATGCCCGGTCGCCAGCACGGCGAGTACGTGCTGTTCTGCCGCGAGCGCAACGCCGAACGCGAACTGTGGGACGGCCTGCGCGCCGGCACCGAAGGCGCGATCCGCGACTTTGGCGCTGACGATGCCTTCCCCATCACCGATATCGACGACATCCTGCCCGGCTTGATCGAAGGCCGTGACCGGGTGTATTCGGCCATGGGCAGCAACGCGGAATTCGATCGACACCTGATGGAGTGGATCAACGTGATCCGCTCCAAAGCGCACCTTGGCGCGCAGCCGCCCAACGAATTCGTTGCCCTGGATCATCTGCTCCACGACATGCGCCTGTATAAATCGGCGGCCGAGCTGAAAGTGATGCGCGAGGCGGCGCGGATCTCCTGCGCGGCCCACGTAAAGGCGATGCAGGCCAGCCGCGCCGGTTTGCACGAGTTCAGCCTGGAAGCCGAGCTGGATTACGAGTTCCGTAAAGGCGGCGCTAAAATGCCGGCCTATGGCTCCATCGTTGCCGCCGGGCGCAACAGCTGCATCCTGCATTACCAGCGCAATGACGCGCTGCTCAAGGACGGGGACCTGGTGCTGATCGACGCCGGTTGCGAAATAGACTGTTACGCCAGCGACATCACCCGCACCTGGCCGGTGAATGGCAAGTTTTCACCCGAACAGAAGGCGATCTACGAGATTGTGCTGGCTTCTCAGGAAGCCGCCTTCGCCCAGATCGGCCCTGACAAGCATTGGAACCAGGCCCATGAGGCGACCGTGCAAGTCATCACCGCCGGCTTGGTGAGACTTGGGCTGCTGCAAGGTGACGTCGACGAGCTGATCGCCAGCGAAGCCTATAAAACCTTCTACATGCACCGCGCCGGCCACTGGCTTGGCATGGATGTGCATGATGTGGGCGAGTACAAAGTGGGCGGTGAATGGCGTGTGCTGGAGGTCGGCATGGCATTGACCGTGGAGCCGGGTATCTACATCTCGCCGGACAACCTGAACGTGGCAAAGAAATGGCGTGGCATTGGCGTACGCATCGAGGACGACGTGGTGGTGACCAAGCAAGGCTGTGAAATCCTGACCCGCGGCGTGCCCAAGACCGTCGCCGAGATCGAAGCACTGATGGCGGCTGCCCGATGA
- a CDS encoding 2-octaprenyl-3-methyl-6-methoxy-1,4-benzoquinol hydroxylase, with product MRADVLIVGAGMVGSALALALQGSGLQVLLLDGSPLSVAPYDRDGAFEPRVSALSAASQRILERLGVWDGIVSRRASPYGQMQVWDGSGTGQIHFSAASVHAEVLGHIVENRVVQDALLERLHDCDLGLLADARLEQMRRSGDEWLLTLADGRRLRAPLVVAADGANSAVRRLTGTATREWDYLHNAIVTSVRTSQPHQRTAWQRFTDTGPLAFLPLVRDGQEDWCSIVWSTTPAESERLMALQDENFCRELERAFEGRLGTVLSADPRVCVPLRQRHAKRYVAEGLALIGDAAHVIHPLAGQGVNLGFLDAAVLAEVLLAATERGERLADVKVLSRYERRRMPHNLALMAAMEGFERLFQADPLPLRWLRNAGLKLVDQIPEAKAVFVRQALGLTGDLPELAKP from the coding sequence ATGCGCGCAGATGTGCTGATTGTCGGGGCCGGAATGGTCGGAAGCGCCCTGGCGCTGGCGTTGCAGGGCAGTGGCCTGCAAGTGCTGCTGCTCGACGGCAGCCCGCTGAGTGTCGCGCCGTACGACCGCGATGGCGCCTTTGAGCCACGGGTGAGCGCGTTGTCGGCCGCCAGCCAGCGCATCCTCGAGCGCCTGGGCGTGTGGGACGGCATCGTGTCGCGCCGCGCCAGCCCATACGGCCAGATGCAGGTGTGGGACGGCAGCGGCACCGGGCAGATCCACTTTTCGGCGGCCAGCGTGCACGCCGAAGTGCTGGGGCACATCGTCGAGAATCGCGTGGTTCAGGACGCCTTGCTTGAGCGCTTGCACGATTGCGATCTGGGACTTCTAGCCGACGCACGCCTGGAGCAGATGCGCCGTTCCGGCGATGAATGGTTGCTGACCCTGGCCGATGGCCGCAGGTTGCGCGCACCGCTGGTGGTGGCCGCCGATGGCGCCAACTCCGCCGTGCGCCGCCTGACCGGCACCGCGACCCGCGAATGGGATTACCTGCATAACGCCATTGTCACCAGCGTACGTACCAGCCAGCCGCACCAACGCACGGCATGGCAGCGGTTTACCGACACCGGCCCGCTGGCCTTTTTGCCGCTGGTGCGGGACGGGCAGGAAGATTGGTGCTCGATTGTCTGGTCGACCACCCCCGCCGAATCCGAACGCCTGATGGCGCTGCAGGACGAAAACTTCTGCCGCGAACTGGAGCGCGCCTTCGAAGGGCGGCTCGGTACGGTGCTGAGCGCCGACCCTCGCGTCTGTGTACCGTTGCGCCAGCGTCACGCCAAACGCTACGTGGCCGAAGGCCTGGCGTTGATCGGCGACGCGGCTCACGTCATCCATCCCTTGGCGGGGCAGGGCGTGAACCTGGGGTTCCTCGATGCTGCTGTGCTGGCCGAAGTGTTATTGGCCGCGACCGAGCGCGGCGAGCGCCTGGCGGATGTGAAAGTGCTGAGCCGCTACGAACGCCGACGCATGCCGCACAACCTGGCGTTGATGGCGGCGATGGAAGGTTTCGAGCGGCTGTTCCAGGCCGACCCATTGCCGCTGCGCTGGTTGCGCAATGCCGGCCTGAAGCTGGTCGACCAGATACCCGAAGCCAAGGCGGTGTTCGTGCGCCAGGCGCTGGGCCTGACCGGCGACCTCCCCGAACTCGCCAAACCCTGA